A portion of the Bifidobacterium lemurum genome contains these proteins:
- a CDS encoding GNAT family N-acetyltransferase: MFRHATPQDLPRMLEIYAHARELMAAGGNPTQWGTEFPREAVVREDIASQRTMLLVDHLDGEERILAQFALCPGEDPTYRTIEGAWLDDDPYVTIHRIAASGLAKHAARDCINWTLQHYGNVRADTHPNNKAMQHVLETSGFARCGLIQLIDRPTDTTRIAYQRHEW, encoded by the coding sequence ATGTTCCGCCATGCCACGCCGCAGGATCTGCCTCGGATGTTGGAGATCTACGCGCATGCGCGCGAGCTGATGGCCGCCGGCGGCAACCCCACGCAATGGGGCACCGAGTTTCCCCGTGAGGCGGTGGTGCGCGAGGATATCGCCTCCCAACGCACCATGCTGTTGGTCGATCATCTGGATGGAGAGGAACGCATCCTCGCGCAGTTCGCCCTTTGCCCGGGTGAGGATCCGACCTATCGGACCATCGAGGGCGCGTGGCTGGATGACGATCCGTATGTGACGATCCACCGCATCGCCGCGTCCGGATTGGCGAAGCATGCGGCGCGCGACTGCATCAACTGGACGTTGCAGCATTACGGCAACGTGCGCGCGGACACCCATCCGAACAACAAAGCCATGCAACATGTGCTGGAGACCTCCGGCTTCGCCCGCTGCGGTCTGATTCAGCTCATCGACCGTCCGACCGACACCACCCGCATCGCATATCAACGCCATGAATGGTGA
- a CDS encoding orotidine 5'-phosphate decarboxylase / HUMPS family protein, whose product MKLQVAIDRVDMERARELVERIAGEADIIEIGTSLTKEFGVRALEPLTRKATLLGDIKTCDEGKYEFDLGFACGFKYLTVMGSSSMGTLEACAASAAEHDGVMMVDLLECDEARIEKIAVFPDAVYCLHTSVDSGATKDPVAQVRAFKRRFPQIARIAIAGGIKQNQLSALAAEGLDIVIMGSAITKADDIQAACRACKEEMQ is encoded by the coding sequence GTGAAACTGCAAGTCGCCATCGACCGTGTGGATATGGAACGCGCGCGGGAACTCGTCGAGCGGATCGCCGGCGAGGCCGATATCATCGAGATCGGCACCTCGCTCACCAAGGAGTTCGGCGTGCGCGCCCTCGAGCCGCTCACCCGCAAGGCCACATTGCTGGGCGACATCAAAACCTGCGACGAGGGCAAATACGAATTCGACCTTGGATTCGCATGCGGTTTCAAGTATCTGACCGTCATGGGCTCGTCATCGATGGGCACGCTCGAGGCGTGCGCCGCCTCCGCCGCCGAGCATGACGGCGTGATGATGGTCGACCTGCTCGAATGCGACGAGGCGCGCATCGAGAAGATCGCCGTGTTCCCCGACGCCGTCTACTGCCTGCACACTTCGGTCGACTCCGGCGCCACCAAGGATCCCGTCGCCCAGGTGCGGGCGTTCAAACGGCGCTTCCCGCAGATCGCGCGCATCGCCATCGCCGGAGGCATCAAACAGAACCAACTTTCCGCGCTCGCCGCGGAAGGCCTCGACATCGTCATCATGGGGTCGGCCATCACCAAAGCCGACGACATTCAAGCAGCATGCCGCGCATGCAAGGAGGAAATGCAATGA
- a CDS encoding S-ribosylhomocysteine lyase: MTQQQDKPVVESFQLDHTKVKAPYVRYIDTETGPNGDVISNYDVRLTQPNETAIPTGGLHTIEHTIAVLLRERIPGYIDCSPFGCRTGFHLLTWGEHSTEDVARAVKESLEFIANEATWEDVPATTEESCGNYRDHSLFTAKEWCKDILAKGISSDPFERKVV, from the coding sequence ATGACGCAGCAGCAGGATAAGCCGGTCGTGGAGAGCTTCCAGCTGGACCACACCAAGGTCAAGGCGCCCTATGTGCGCTACATCGACACCGAAACCGGACCCAACGGCGATGTGATCTCGAATTACGACGTGCGTCTGACACAGCCGAACGAAACCGCGATACCCACCGGTGGTCTGCACACCATCGAACACACCATCGCCGTGCTGCTGCGCGAGCGTATCCCCGGCTATATCGACTGCTCGCCGTTCGGTTGCCGCACGGGATTCCATCTGCTCACTTGGGGCGAGCACAGCACCGAGGATGTGGCGCGGGCGGTGAAGGAGTCGCTGGAATTCATCGCCAATGAGGCCACATGGGAGGACGTGCCCGCCACCACCGAGGAAAGCTGCGGCAACTACCGCGACCACAGTCTGTTCACCGCCAAGGAGTGGTGCAAGGACATCCTCGCCAAGGGCATCAGTTCCGACCCCTTCGAGCGCAAGGTCGTCTGA
- a CDS encoding gluconate:proton symporter, with amino-acid sequence MIMWIMGILLIASFACFVIYAMRGGNLTVGFFILTIVWTLIYFMGVPFGVGESFDVIEETFAQPALTYGPTIIQIICGAWFGRVLVDTGIAASISYRTAKVGEKSPILATIAVALVTCLIFTSAYGVGSAIAIGVILFPILGRLGVPKRVSVPVFTLSIGAAMWINNVMFVQFAAFYQGYESPDGQVIEWGNHYLSFGIPAMIVQMTGVIIFILINSKAIKNGTPYEVGDPADRPTDIPDVPVWTYVLPVVPVALSILFQWDSVPALFLASIIAFLGTGYMKTYKGFVEILNSTAKTAIGDIGSLIIMLLVLRFFQQTAVTVMADFGPALTSIVPNNEFILALAVCILAPLALFRGPLELYGAGSAVIGILMGMGVFNAWFLFAMLVVPSMTCISACVTQSWNMWAVNYNELEPKTFLKNGVPVYWLCSFPIMGLASLLLF; translated from the coding sequence ATGATTATGTGGATCATGGGCATCCTGCTCATTGCTTCCTTCGCCTGCTTCGTGATCTACGCGATGCGCGGCGGCAACCTCACCGTCGGGTTCTTCATCCTGACCATCGTTTGGACGCTGATCTACTTCATGGGCGTGCCGTTCGGCGTCGGCGAATCCTTCGACGTGATCGAGGAGACCTTCGCCCAACCGGCCCTGACCTACGGCCCGACCATCATCCAGATCATCTGCGGCGCATGGTTCGGCCGCGTGCTCGTGGACACCGGCATCGCCGCCTCCATCTCGTACCGCACCGCCAAGGTCGGCGAGAAAAGCCCGATACTGGCCACCATCGCCGTGGCCCTCGTCACCTGCCTGATTTTCACCAGCGCCTACGGCGTCGGTTCCGCCATCGCCATCGGCGTGATCCTCTTCCCGATCCTCGGCCGTCTCGGCGTGCCCAAGCGCGTCTCCGTGCCCGTGTTCACCCTCTCCATCGGCGCGGCCATGTGGATCAACAACGTGATGTTCGTGCAGTTCGCCGCCTTCTACCAGGGATACGAATCCCCGGACGGACAGGTGATCGAATGGGGCAACCACTATCTGAGCTTCGGCATCCCCGCCATGATCGTGCAGATGACCGGCGTCATCATCTTCATCCTCATCAACTCCAAAGCCATCAAGAACGGCACCCCGTACGAGGTGGGCGATCCCGCCGACCGCCCGACCGACATCCCCGACGTGCCGGTGTGGACCTACGTGCTGCCGGTCGTGCCCGTGGCCCTGAGCATCCTCTTCCAGTGGGATTCCGTGCCCGCGCTGTTCCTCGCCTCCATCATCGCCTTCCTCGGCACCGGCTACATGAAGACCTACAAGGGCTTCGTCGAGATCCTCAACTCCACCGCCAAAACCGCCATCGGCGACATCGGCAGCCTGATCATCATGCTGCTCGTGCTGCGCTTCTTCCAGCAGACCGCCGTCACCGTCATGGCCGATTTCGGCCCGGCCCTCACCTCCATCGTGCCCAACAACGAGTTCATTCTCGCGCTCGCCGTGTGCATCCTCGCCCCGCTGGCGCTGTTCCGCGGGCCCCTGGAGCTCTACGGCGCGGGCTCCGCGGTGATCGGCATCCTCATGGGCATGGGCGTCTTCAACGCCTGGTTCCTCTTCGCGATGCTCGTGGTGCCCTCGATGACCTGCATCTCCGCCTGCGTCACCCAGTCGTGGAATATGTGGGCCGTCAACTACAACGAACTCGAGCCGAAGACCTTCCTCAAGAACGGCGTGCCGGTCTACTGGCTGTGCAGCTTCCCGATCATGGGACTCGCCTCCCTGCTGCTGTTCTAA
- a CDS encoding FadR/GntR family transcriptional regulator, which yields MNNSTESSLMHLPVTDSLAIAILNGDWTPGSSKTLEAIQEEFGISRTVAREAARSLEAVNAVAIRRRVGLIAQSPDQWSALSPQVIQWKLRSDHRAQELLSLTELRLAIEPAAADGAARHASIDVKAKFPVLAMELRKHGESGDLETFHKLDIQFHSLLLRNSGNEIFAALADIVAVILRGRVEIDMYPRRPEASALDAHEAVAEAIWKGDGQAARQAMHDIVDEVETAITGGTQ from the coding sequence ATGAATAACAGCACCGAATCCTCACTCATGCACCTGCCGGTCACCGACAGCCTGGCCATCGCGATTCTCAACGGCGATTGGACGCCCGGCAGCAGCAAAACCCTCGAAGCCATCCAAGAGGAATTCGGCATCTCCCGCACCGTGGCCCGCGAGGCCGCCCGCAGCCTCGAAGCGGTGAACGCGGTCGCCATCCGGCGCAGAGTCGGACTGATCGCCCAATCCCCCGACCAATGGTCGGCCCTCAGCCCGCAGGTCATCCAATGGAAGCTGCGCTCCGACCATCGCGCGCAGGAACTGCTCTCCCTGACCGAACTTCGTCTGGCCATCGAACCGGCCGCCGCCGACGGCGCCGCGCGACATGCCTCAATCGACGTGAAGGCCAAATTCCCCGTGCTTGCGATGGAACTGCGCAAACACGGCGAAAGCGGCGACCTCGAAACCTTCCACAAACTGGACATCCAATTCCACAGTCTGCTTCTGCGCAACAGCGGCAATGAGATATTCGCCGCCCTGGCCGACATCGTCGCCGTGATCCTGCGCGGCCGCGTGGAGATCGACATGTATCCGCGACGCCCGGAAGCCTCGGCGCTCGACGCGCATGAGGCCGTGGCCGAAGCGATATGGAAAGGAGACGGGCAGGCGGCCCGGCAGGCGATGCACGACATCGTCGACGAAGTGGAGACGGCGATTACCGGAGGGACGCAGTAG
- the hxlB gene encoding 6-phospho-3-hexuloisomerase, producing the protein MTNTDNTAANANEPRILDQIVEEIQGVVAKMDEGDLKAATDVITRNSRVYAAGEGRSGFQARSFAMRLMHIGYTSYMMGETICPSMHEGDVLLAISGSGTTRRTVEDAEAAKKLGVKVIAVTSKPASPLGEAADAVIVVPGRVKGEAGGSIQLLSSLFDQSVHIALDALCLMLSRRDNVSDADAEAQHANVE; encoded by the coding sequence ATGACCAACACCGACAACACCGCAGCCAACGCCAACGAGCCGCGCATCCTCGACCAGATCGTCGAGGAGATCCAGGGCGTCGTCGCCAAAATGGACGAGGGCGACCTCAAAGCCGCGACCGACGTCATCACCAGGAACAGCCGCGTCTACGCCGCCGGCGAGGGCCGCTCCGGCTTCCAGGCGCGCAGCTTCGCCATGCGCCTGATGCATATCGGCTACACCAGCTACATGATGGGCGAAACCATCTGTCCCTCCATGCATGAGGGCGACGTGTTGCTGGCCATCTCCGGCTCCGGCACCACCCGCCGCACGGTCGAGGACGCCGAAGCCGCGAAGAAGCTGGGCGTGAAGGTCATCGCGGTCACCTCCAAGCCCGCCTCGCCGCTGGGCGAGGCCGCCGACGCGGTCATCGTGGTGCCCGGCCGCGTCAAGGGCGAGGCCGGCGGCTCCATCCAGCTGCTGAGCTCCCTGTTCGACCAGAGCGTTCATATCGCGCTCGACGCGCTATGCCTGATGCTGTCGCGTCGCGACAACGTCTCCGACGCCGACGCCGAAGCCCAGCACGCCAACGTGGAGTGA
- a CDS encoding sugar phosphate isomerase/epimerase family protein has translation MTTIGINTLVYMNELQSGTPQSAILPTIAGHGVTLAEVRREYIADDAEFDAIAAAAREHGLELFYSVPESITIDGAAHPGFAGFLDEARRMGVRNVKFNQGDVKDVDASVIAGLDAEAAARGVSLTIENDQTPENGTLACTTASLAHIEQVGGKIGYTFDLGNWFWRGEDPDEAFGRLRERITVFHLKNVNGAANREELSTTMLQDGVIDWRAMLPQLGPDVPVFLEFPIEADRVAEQVAELRAVVDAR, from the coding sequence ATGACCACCATCGGCATCAACACCCTTGTTTATATGAACGAACTGCAGTCCGGCACCCCGCAGTCCGCCATTCTCCCCACCATCGCCGGCCACGGCGTCACGCTCGCCGAAGTGCGCCGCGAATACATCGCCGACGACGCCGAATTCGACGCCATCGCCGCGGCGGCCCGCGAACATGGCCTCGAGCTGTTCTACTCCGTGCCCGAATCCATCACCATCGACGGCGCGGCGCACCCCGGCTTCGCGGGATTCCTCGACGAAGCGAGGCGCATGGGCGTCAGGAACGTGAAGTTCAACCAAGGCGACGTCAAAGACGTGGACGCCTCCGTGATCGCCGGACTCGACGCCGAAGCCGCCGCACGCGGCGTGAGCCTGACCATCGAGAACGACCAGACCCCCGAGAACGGCACCCTCGCCTGCACCACCGCCTCGCTCGCGCATATCGAACAGGTCGGCGGCAAAATCGGCTACACCTTCGATCTGGGCAACTGGTTCTGGCGCGGCGAGGATCCGGACGAGGCGTTCGGCCGGCTGCGAGAGCGGATCACCGTGTTCCATCTGAAGAACGTGAACGGCGCCGCGAACCGCGAGGAGCTGAGCACCACCATGCTTCAGGACGGCGTCATCGACTGGCGGGCGATGCTCCCGCAGTTGGGGCCCGACGTGCCGGTGTTCCTCGAATTCCCCATCGAGGCCGACCGTGTGGCCGAGCAGGTGGCCGAGCTGCGCGCGGTCGTCGACGCGCGGTGA
- the recQ gene encoding DNA helicase RecQ, with protein sequence MTDNTAALGALKRYFGYDSFRPGQAGIVDTLLAGRDVLGVMPTGAGKSVCYQIPAVLMPGITVVISPLISLMRDQVDGLNDAGVPAAFVNGTQAPDEQGMVLAQAAAGQIKLLYVAPERLETTRFRDFAARVPISLVAVDEAHCVSQWGQDFRSSYLGIGEFIAGLPARPVVGAFTATATERVRRDVVGLLGLRNPAVTVTGFDRPNLYFDVLNMESKHKAAWVASYVAEHAEESGIIYCATRKDTEALAATLNQSVPQLREAKGAHTAAGPIAVAYHGGMLADERNRAQADFVADRVPVVVATNAFGMGIDKSNVRYVIHHNMPESIEAYYQEAGRAGRDGEPSRCTLLWNESDIVTRRRLLDGDYENERLSPEEQEIVRMAKRRLLDGMVGYCRTTDCLHRYMTRYFGQEGDDGSPCTACSNCGQTFETIDVTNIARAISQCVHDVDQRVGSGKIVKILRGSKAQDLAWLNPEAMPTFGMLRDVNEARVRDVLSQMATDGFLFIAEGRMPIVRFGVRAGETIAADFHYEIKRVRRSSAATGGTAFGGGVGSKGGASRGSMVASVASTGVAAPSDEDEALFERLRALRREIAQEIGKPPYIVFSDKTLRDMAAIRPLTNAQFLAVNGVGENKLNQYGKRFMEAVAAFQAEVAAPQAGRD encoded by the coding sequence ATGACTGACAACACGGCGGCGCTTGGCGCGCTGAAACGCTATTTCGGATACGATTCGTTCCGCCCGGGACAGGCGGGCATCGTGGACACGCTGCTCGCCGGCCGGGACGTGTTGGGCGTGATGCCCACCGGTGCGGGCAAATCCGTGTGCTATCAGATTCCCGCCGTGCTGATGCCTGGCATCACCGTCGTGATCTCGCCGTTGATTTCGCTGATGCGCGACCAAGTCGACGGTCTGAACGACGCCGGCGTTCCCGCGGCCTTCGTCAATGGCACGCAGGCTCCCGACGAGCAGGGCATGGTGCTCGCGCAGGCCGCCGCCGGCCAGATCAAACTGCTGTATGTCGCGCCGGAACGTTTGGAGACCACGCGGTTCCGCGACTTCGCCGCGCGCGTGCCCATCTCTCTGGTCGCCGTCGACGAGGCTCATTGCGTTTCGCAATGGGGCCAGGATTTCCGCTCATCCTATCTGGGTATCGGTGAATTCATCGCGGGTCTGCCCGCGCGTCCGGTCGTCGGCGCGTTCACCGCCACCGCCACCGAACGCGTGCGCCGCGACGTCGTGGGCCTGCTGGGATTGAGGAATCCGGCGGTGACCGTGACCGGCTTCGACCGGCCGAATCTGTATTTCGACGTGCTCAACATGGAGTCCAAACACAAGGCCGCATGGGTGGCGAGCTATGTGGCCGAGCATGCGGAGGAATCCGGCATCATCTACTGCGCCACCCGCAAGGACACCGAGGCGCTCGCCGCCACGCTCAACCAAAGCGTGCCGCAGCTGCGGGAGGCCAAAGGCGCGCACACGGCCGCGGGCCCTATCGCCGTGGCCTACCACGGCGGCATGTTGGCCGACGAGCGCAATCGGGCGCAGGCCGACTTCGTCGCCGATCGTGTGCCCGTGGTCGTGGCCACCAACGCCTTCGGCATGGGCATCGACAAATCGAACGTGCGCTACGTGATCCACCACAATATGCCCGAAAGCATCGAGGCCTATTATCAGGAGGCCGGCCGTGCGGGGCGGGACGGCGAACCCAGCCGATGCACGCTGCTGTGGAACGAATCAGACATCGTCACAAGACGGCGGTTGCTTGACGGCGACTATGAGAACGAGCGGCTCAGCCCTGAAGAGCAGGAGATCGTGCGTATGGCCAAACGCCGTCTGCTCGACGGCATGGTCGGATACTGCCGCACCACCGACTGCCTGCATCGGTATATGACGCGGTATTTCGGACAAGAGGGGGATGATGGCTCGCCTTGCACCGCCTGCTCGAATTGCGGGCAGACCTTCGAGACCATCGATGTGACGAACATCGCGCGGGCGATCAGCCAATGCGTGCACGACGTGGACCAACGGGTCGGCTCCGGTAAGATCGTCAAAATCCTGCGCGGTTCCAAAGCGCAGGATCTCGCCTGGCTCAATCCCGAGGCCATGCCCACTTTCGGCATGCTTAGGGATGTGAACGAGGCGCGCGTGCGTGATGTGCTCAGCCAGATGGCCACCGACGGCTTCCTGTTCATCGCGGAAGGCCGCATGCCGATCGTGCGGTTCGGCGTTCGGGCCGGCGAGACCATCGCTGCGGATTTCCACTACGAGATCAAGAGGGTGCGGCGTTCGTCCGCCGCCACCGGTGGAACGGCCTTCGGCGGGGGTGTCGGGTCCAAGGGCGGCGCGAGCCGTGGTTCGATGGTCGCGTCCGTCGCTTCGACGGGTGTCGCCGCGCCCAGCGACGAGGATGAGGCGCTGTTCGAACGATTGCGCGCGCTGCGCCGCGAGATCGCGCAGGAGATCGGCAAGCCGCCCTACATCGTGTTCTCCGACAAGACATTGCGCGATATGGCCGCCATCCGTCCTCTCACCAACGCGCAGTTCCTTGCGGTGAACGGCGTGGGCGAGAACAAGCTCAACCAGTACGGCAAGCGTTTCATGGAGGCCGTGGCCGCGTTTCAAGCCGAGGTCGCCGCGCCTCAGGCAGGTCGGGATTAG
- a CDS encoding sugar kinase, translating into MSEVMTIGEPMVNLIADSDETYMEARTLPRQMAGAEFNVAIGVNRQGHSISYVTQLGDDWQGDLIIDYMNDSGIDTANIRRVSGAATGFQLKLPSETDSKVIYFRAGSAASQTTPDIVDGIDFAGLKILHVTGIFSALTPRTYDTVSALVDAARAHGVTVTFDPNPRPTLWPSQEAMIEATNRLAAKCDVFMPGLSEGQLFAGLDDPRAIADFYLDMGVKKVIIKLGDSGSASFERDANGERVETVVPSFEVEVVDTVGAGDGFASGVITALLEGLDDERLLERANAVGAIQVTSVSDSEGLPTAEELERFIATTDRKEVTL; encoded by the coding sequence ATGAGCGAAGTGATGACGATCGGCGAGCCGATGGTGAACCTCATCGCCGACTCCGACGAAACCTATATGGAAGCCCGCACCCTGCCCCGCCAGATGGCCGGCGCCGAATTCAACGTGGCCATCGGCGTGAACCGCCAGGGCCACTCCATCAGCTACGTCACCCAACTGGGCGATGACTGGCAGGGCGACCTGATCATCGACTATATGAACGACTCCGGCATCGACACGGCGAACATCCGCCGCGTCTCCGGCGCCGCCACCGGATTCCAGCTCAAACTGCCCTCGGAGACCGATTCCAAGGTGATCTACTTCCGCGCCGGTTCCGCCGCCTCGCAGACCACCCCCGACATCGTGGACGGCATCGACTTCGCGGGACTGAAGATCCTGCACGTCACCGGCATCTTCTCCGCCCTGACCCCCCGAACCTACGACACGGTGAGCGCTCTTGTGGACGCGGCCCGCGCGCATGGCGTGACCGTCACCTTCGACCCGAACCCCCGCCCCACCCTGTGGCCGAGCCAGGAGGCCATGATCGAGGCGACCAACCGTCTCGCCGCCAAATGCGACGTGTTCATGCCGGGCCTGTCCGAGGGGCAGCTGTTCGCCGGTCTCGACGATCCGCGCGCCATTGCCGACTTCTACCTCGACATGGGTGTCAAGAAGGTTATCATCAAACTGGGCGACAGCGGCTCCGCCTCCTTCGAGCGCGACGCGAACGGCGAGCGCGTAGAAACCGTGGTGCCGAGCTTCGAGGTCGAGGTGGTCGACACGGTGGGCGCCGGTGACGGCTTCGCCTCCGGCGTGATCACCGCGCTGCTCGAAGGCCTGGACGACGAGCGTCTGCTGGAGCGCGCCAACGCCGTGGGCGCCATTCAGGTCACGAGCGTCTCTGACTCCGAAGGCCTGCCCACGGCCGAAGAGCTGGAACGGTTCATCGCCACCACCGACCGCAAGGAGGTCACGCTGTGA